TACTATCAAAACATAGAGAAACTCTTCCAGTGTCTCGAATGGTGGGGACGGTGTGCTTGTTCAACTGATGCTCTAGGTGTTGGTCCAGTAATATCAACAGTATCAGGTTGTGCATCTGAAGATCGTGGAACAAGCTTGCACCCAATCTTCCTGGCAACCAAGCGAGGGGAACTAAGAGAGCTATGTGACTTAGTCACTCTCTTCatctcttgttttattttactaaattctTCTTCAAGTTCCCCAACTCTAGACCTCATATTGTCCATATCTACCTTTAAAACCTGGTTCACTTGCACAACTGTTCTCCACCCATCCCTCTGTACAATCTGGCCCAACATATCACTAGGAATGGGACCTGCAGGGGCACTTTCAGTGTCCATGACATGTAGACAGCCAGCAAGAGCAGTTCTCAATTGCATCTGCTCAAAGAACAACACTTGAAGAGCAACTCTAAGAGGTAACCTTGCATTCTGGGAAGCATGGGCACAGGCATCAATGGAGAGCTTCTGGTAGTCAATGGTGTTGCAAAgttcttccttctctttctctgaTAGCCAAGGGTGTGCCTGGAAAATGCCACAAGTGATCAGAAAAATTTTGAAACATACAAGAAGGTTGTATTACAGAAGAAAATCCAATAATTTCAGACCTTGAAATATATATCCAGTGCTCTGTATAGCCCGTCATGCAATGGTCTTGAAGATTCTGGAAGGGCCTCTGCAAGAGATCGTATCTTTCTAGGTTTCAAATGTATGTCTGAAGCAACCTCTGCAATGTAGTTATCTATCAGTTTTGCAACCTTTCTTAAAGGTTCAGATGATGGAGATGTTTCTGGGTCCAATGATGATGGAGAAAATAACGTAATCCTGGATTCTGAAGCCATGAAATGATGGATGATCCTTTCCACACAGTCAACATTGTACAAAGTATCAGAATCTGAATAGGCAGGAATAAGAAGACTATCTAGGGTCGCCACTTCCAGCTGCATCCCTACTCTCCTCTCTAAAGAGTCCTTGCACATTTGATTGACACCCAGTATCAGAGCAACTCGAAGAAGTCCCAATAAAAAACGGCAAAAGGATTTCCCCTTTTTTTCTGGGATGAGTTTTTCAATGGTTTCTATCAAAACCTTTTGATCAACAACAGCAGGTGTCAAGCTAAAACTGGCAAATGTTCTTGTTTTCCGACTTTGTCCACTCTGCCACCTGCCCAGGCCCGGTAGGTACTTCCTGGCATAATACATAATTGCACCCACAAGAATTTCAGGCCTTATGCCTCTGGTTTCCATTGTATTTATCAATCTTTCAAACAAACCTACACTAAGGTATGATATGTCCTCAAACCACCAGTCAGATTCTACGCTTTGGATTCTAGCCCCAGTGTTTATACCATTCCACAGGATGCTTCCACCAGGGCTCTGTAAGCTACCATACATCATCATGGGCCATCCAAACAAACTAGGATCTGTGCATACCATCATGGATAGAGCACTCAAACATTTGCTTATAATCTGGAGCTTTTCAGCCCTTGCAATAACAGGATTGGAACTTTGAAGAGCCAATATACAGTCTTTCCAGTTGTGAAGTACGTTCTTGTGGAAGAAATTTTCAGACTTGGAAAGCAAGTTATCTTCTCCGTACTCATCTGTCATCTGAAGATAGTCTGCTGCACAATACACGATTACTATGTTTCTTGGTGTCAGTTCCACCCTTAATCCATAGCAAAACTTTACTGCAATCAAGAAAGTGTCTGGGCCACCAGGGAATTCCTCAAATGCTGCGATGAATGCCTTTTCAGAGGATTCTTCACATATTCGTGCTATCTTCCCACACTTTGACACCAGTGGAAACtggacaaaaatatattgttaccAATATTTCTAAAATCCAACTTGACTAATATCATAAGCTCAACATTAAGAAAATCTTTGCACAAATAGGAAATACAGTGCAATATGATCACATCAAGCATAGATGGCACTGGATGATTTGATAAGATATTAAAATTCATATCAGGCatggtgatttgttttttctttagaaaaatctAACCAGATGGTTAAAAAGATGTAAACTAAAACTCCCAAGTTTTTTTTGCGCCACAATAGGCACTCTGTTCACAGGCTAAAGCATTATCTACCACATTTTCTCCATCCTGTGGCAATATAAATGGTCAGGGATTTTTATGAAAGGTATTTTGTGTCATGAACATAAAGCATATTGGAATAAGGTCTCAAGGAAAAAGAAGGCCCCTCTAACAGCAAATGATCCTAAGATCAAGCTATTTACAATATCAAGTAATACCAAAAAACTGCATTGCACTCCTGACCAAACACTATAATTCATTCCAAGCACTCTAATCATGATGACAATAAGAACTCACTCTTGCAAGCAATTACAATCTCCTCATGCTGCAGATGTGTTAAGTCCATATCAAGAACAAGATAAccagacaaaaataaaattaataatagcaGAGGATAGAGACGTTTGACACTAAGAGCACATCCGACTCGTATCCATCTTTATGTTATATTCTTATCTGCCATTTACTCTCCTGGATACACTGCGCTATATTCTCTTCTCTTGAAAGAATCTGAGTCTCTGTTTTCTACACAGGTGGTTCTAAGATAGATTTTAGCTTCAAATCAAAATTGAGCTAAATGAGGGAAGTTAGGAAAAATGTTACTTCGCAAACTTGAGATCAAATTTTTGGGTTTCTCGATTCTCAACACAAGTCTGAGGAACAATTCATGGTAAAGGAGGTATGATGGCAGAGCAGGAAGATAGGCAAAGGGGGGAGCGGCAAGAACTTCTCCAAAGTGGCTGGAACTATTGAGAAAGCTAGTGTAACACGTTATCTTATTGAACAACACCGTGCTCCTTCTTGCCCTACTCTAATCTTAGAGCTAGGAACTGGAACGCGCCAATGCCTACCCTTCACTAGTTGGTACTCATCAAAGAATGTGATATATTTAGTCTTATGATTGCCGACTTACAGAATAGACCATTCTGTCAAACAAAACCCCTTAAACATCTTGATCACCGACCAAGCTATAATAGAAGCAATTTTGCTGAATTCAAAGAAAGAGAGGCCAAAAATTTGCTAACTGCAGCTGGTTAATTTGAAAGGCATCTAGGAAAGGGCCAGAGATTGACTACTAAAATAGTTCCCCAGAAGTCCTGCCATTTTTCTTCCCTGGACTAATTGTAGGAATACATTTTAAGTCTACTatcttccattaaaaaaaaattacagatacAACTACTTCAATGCACTCCATACTCATTACAGAACGCCCCAGAGGCCACTTAAGAGTTTTTAAACCAACGGAAAATGTGAAAAGTTGAAAACTTTAGGATTTACTATCAAAACTCCAAGTATATAGGAGATGTGCAAAGAAATGGGACTTCGGTGAAGGATTCGATACACACATTGTACACGACACATAAAACTGAATTTACTACATCGTttcattacaagaaaaaaatatctcagcACTAAGAATCTACCAGCATTAAGTTTCATAGTTAAAAGAGTAAGTATAATTAAGTGATCAGCATCAAACATATTTAGGTCAAAAACTCTAGAAGGAAAAGAGTAGACTGCCACaattttacataaaacatatattaagaattcaaaattattaaaagacgGGTTCACAAAACAACAAAACGAAGATGAATCAGTTACGGGTGTTCTTAAACCCTACAAGAAGGTAAATGTCAGCCTACCTTATGAAGATGGAACTTTATATCATCCACAACAACAGTGATATCACTTGGCAACCCTGCATTGCAGAACCTGCCAGACCCACCAAGAAATCATATTATCGGGCAACCACACACACACTTGACACTCTTCTCTAACTCTGGAAATCAACCAAACCATCACCACCacgatcatttttttaaaaaaaaaacttcttttttcttcaaaagccCATGAATTACAATAGAAGGCatgattaaaacaaagaaaaagaacccataattcaaatttcaatGCACAATTCTGGCAGCTACACACCATCACAGCTTTAAAACAAAACAGGTGACAAATGAACTAAGACCGAACACAACCAACAAAGAAAACTGTAAAATCTCAAACCCCcctcccaaaaataaaaaataaaaatctgggTTTGAGAGATTATAAGAAATATAGTGAAGAAACATACCAGTCACTACCCTCTTTGTGAAAACCAGTAACTTTCCCTGCAGGGGCCATAACCAAGATAAAAGAGAAACAACAcgcctccttttttttctctgttcttcCTTTTCAAACAAGCAAAAATCTCAATAGggtaaaaaaggaaaggaatttAAGGCAaataaccacaaaaacaaaaacatgcttAATTACTTCACCTTCACGGTgttaaaaagggaaagaaaaggaaaagggcagAACAAAAACACAAGGGGGAGAATGGAGGGCAAGAGAGGTCTTAGGTGAGTCAAATGTGGTCGTGTTGGCAACATGAAAAACACTGGGCCTCTTTACAGCTAAGAAAAACACATGCAAGTTGAAGTTTCAAGAGATTAAAGTAGGTGTTGATGTGTTTTAAAAGGTGGAGAATTTTGCATGCCAAGTTAACAAGAAAACCACTAACAGCATGATGGAccatataatagaaaaaaaatggaattttcAAGTTATGCGGTATTATTAGGGTGATAAATGGGTTTGTTTTCAAGTTGCTATCTGCATGTCAAATAGCAGAAGAAACCaagtgagattttttttgttttttaagaggtTCATTGAACTTAATTACTTGTAGTATTTCTTAAGATTGTGTTTGATTATAAAgtagttaaaatataaaataaattttttaaaaaattaattttattatttggataaaaatgtattcaattaaagaaacataaataaaaatataaaaataaacagtttCCTTAACaattttgatcaaaacaatatcattttaattttatttttaatttgagttagCTCACTTTGACTCTTGATACGGGTTGacttttaaatcaagttttaaaattaaaataataactacttttatcattatatattttaattgaataaatttgaaattgagaatattttataaataaaaataacacatatatttttatttttaaacaaaaaaaaggatattCTATACCTTcagttttaaaaatgtaaatatTTACTCATAAATTATATCAGTGATGGatctaatctttttaattaaatattttttttattatctttatctcttttcttctaaaacaatatctaaaaataaaaataaaaaacgtgTGAAACGTATCTTTTCTATCTTCACaaactctgttttttctttctagatACAGTAATGAAATGTTTAACTTGAAGAATCACaacgaaagaaaatgaaatcacCAGAATTAGAATCTTGATTTACACGTTTGTTAGACTAAATCTATATGTAATTGTGCATgaagagaattttttaaaaaatacattatatataaCATGAATAGTTTATCTAAAATGTAAGTTGTGAAAATCTTGAGGTGGGACTAGGAGGAGGGATGTTAGGAAGATAGTCTGACTGTGAAAAGGGCAAAAATAAATGGCATGTGGCGACATATTAAAGGAATGCACAGATCACGACATGGTATGAAGAGTGGAAAGGTGAAAATGAAAACTTTTGTGATGGAAAATGTTCGAGCAAGATTTGATGTGGGCAAAGGAAATAAAACAAGGCACGAGATTCTTGGGGTAAGGGGGCAAGGACCAGGAGAGAAACAGAGAGACAAGCGTAATGATATGAGGGAATTTATGGTAAAACAAAAAGATGATGGTTTGTCTCGCGCTTTTTGTCGAACATTTTGCCTGCAATCATCTAATTTACATTGTCGATTtacatataatttgattaaattagtgATACCACAATCTTCAATCTTTTCACTTGATCATGATGATGATTAATTCTTGACTCTACACTTAGCTCTATAATTAAGGATTTAAAACCCCGTATAGCACTATAATCTACACACAAGGGAGTACTTAAACATGAATTGCCATATCACATCCACGAGTGACACAACTGGATCTCAAATTCTCAGCCTGGAGAGAAAGTACGTAGATGGCTTCCTGTGCTTTGCGAGGTTTAATGAAGGAATAAGTGAGGTAAACATGGATCATTCGTCGACCAAT
The DNA window shown above is from Populus trichocarpa isolate Nisqually-1 chromosome 4, P.trichocarpa_v4.1, whole genome shotgun sequence and carries:
- the LOC18098002 gene encoding BTB/POZ domain-containing protein At3g44820 isoform X2, whose protein sequence is MTDEYGEDNLLSKSENFFHKNVLHNWKDCILALQSSNPVIARAEKLQIISKCLSALSMMVCTDPSLFGWPMMMYGSLQSPGGSILWNGINTGARIQSVESDWWFEDISYLSVGLFERLINTMETRGIRPEILVGAIMYYARKYLPGLGRWQSGQSRKTRTFASFSLTPAVVDQKVLIETIEKLIPEKKGKSFCRFLLGLLRVALILGVNQMCKDSLERRVGMQLEVATLDSLLIPAYSDSDTLYNVDCVERIIHHFMASESRITLFSPSSLDPETSPSSEPLRKVAKLIDNYIAEVASDIHLKPRKIRSLAEALPESSRPLHDGLYRALDIYFKAHPWLSEKEKEELCNTIDYQKLSIDACAHASQNARLPLRVALQVLFFEQMQLRTALAGCLHVMDTESAPAGPIPSDMLGQIVQRDGWRTVVQVNQVLKVDMDNMRSRVGELEEEFSKIKQEMKRVTKSHSSLSSPRLVARKIGCKLVPRSSDAQPDTVDITGPTPRASVEQAHRPHHSRHWKSFSMF
- the LOC18098002 gene encoding BTB/POZ domain-containing protein At3g44820 isoform X1 encodes the protein MAPAGKVTGFHKEGSDWFCNAGLPSDITVVVDDIKFHLHKFPLVSKCGKIARICEESSEKAFIAAFEEFPGGPDTFLIAVKFCYGLRVELTPRNIVIVYCAADYLQMTDEYGEDNLLSKSENFFHKNVLHNWKDCILALQSSNPVIARAEKLQIISKCLSALSMMVCTDPSLFGWPMMMYGSLQSPGGSILWNGINTGARIQSVESDWWFEDISYLSVGLFERLINTMETRGIRPEILVGAIMYYARKYLPGLGRWQSGQSRKTRTFASFSLTPAVVDQKVLIETIEKLIPEKKGKSFCRFLLGLLRVALILGVNQMCKDSLERRVGMQLEVATLDSLLIPAYSDSDTLYNVDCVERIIHHFMASESRITLFSPSSLDPETSPSSEPLRKVAKLIDNYIAEVASDIHLKPRKIRSLAEALPESSRPLHDGLYRALDIYFKAHPWLSEKEKEELCNTIDYQKLSIDACAHASQNARLPLRVALQVLFFEQMQLRTALAGCLHVMDTESAPAGPIPSDMLGQIVQRDGWRTVVQVNQVLKVDMDNMRSRVGELEEEFSKIKQEMKRVTKSHSSLSSPRLVARKIGCKLVPRSSDAQPDTVDITGPTPRASVEQAHRPHHSRHWKSFSMF